From the genome of Streptomyces sp. NBC_01304:
TCACCCTCCGCGCCCTGGGCCGAGAAGGCCTCGGCACCCTCGTCGACCAGGTCTGCGCGCTCGCCGCACGGTTCGCCGAGCTGATCGAGGAACACCCCGGATTCGAGCTCTACGACCGGCCCGGCATCAGCACCGTCCTGTTCCGCCCGTACGCCGCGGACGACGCCCAAGTCGCCGACGTACGACGGAAATTGCTCCACAACGGAAAGGCCGTCCTCGGCCGCGCCCGCATGGACGGCCGACTCTGGCTCAAGGCCACCCTGCTCAACCCGCACACCCAACCCGGCGACCTCGCCACGCTCCTGAAACTGGTGGAAGGAAACACCGTCCGATGACTGCGCAGCGCACCAGCGCCCCCACGCCCCCCACCCCCGAGGAACCCCACGACCTGGTGGGCGTCGGCATCGGCCCCTTCAACCTGTCCCTCGCCGCCCTCGCCCAGCCCCTCGGCCAGATCACCACCGCCTTCTACGAGCAGCGGCCCGCCTTCCACTGGCACCCCGGCCTCCTCATCGACGGCGCCACCCTCCAAGTCCCCTTCCTCGCCGACCTGGTGACCCTCGCCGACCCATCCAGCCCCTGGTCGTTCCTCGCCTACCTGAAGTCCATCGACCGGCTCTTCCCGTTCTACTTCGCCGAGCGCTTCCACATCACCCGCGCCGAATACGACGCCTACTGCCGCTGGGTCGCCGAGGGCGTCCCCGCCCTGCACTTCGGCCACCAGGTCGACGCCGTCCGCTGGAACGGCGAACGCAACCTGTTCGAAGTCGACTTCACCCAACTCGACGCCGACGGAGAAGCGGAGGCGCTCGGGCGCACGTACACCCGCAACGTCGTCCTCGGCGTGGGCACCACCCCCTACATCCCCGAACCCCTCAAGCCCCTCGCCGAAGCCCCCACCGTCCCGGTCATCCACTCCGCGGACTACCTCGACAACCGCGAACGGCTCCTCGGCGCCGAACACATCACCGTCATCGGCTCCGGACAGTCCGGCGCGGAAGTCTTCCTCGACCTCCTCAAGGCCCGCCCCGAAGGCCGCGAAAAGATCCACTGGCTGGCCCGCACCGAAGCGTTCGCGCCCATGGAGTACTCCAAGCTCGGCCTCGAACACTTCACCCCGGACTACACCCGCTACTTCCACCAACTCCCCGAAGCCGTACGCGACAAGCTCGTCCCCCAGCAGTGGCAGCTCCACAAGGGCATCGACGCCGACACCATCGCCGCCATCCACGACGAGCTCTACCGGCGCACCCTGCACGGCGGCTGGCCCGACGCCACCCTCACCCCCGGCGTCTCCGTCCGCACCGCGGGCCGCGTCGCCACCACCAAGGTCGAACTCCACCTCGAGCACCTGCAGCAGGGCACCCGCTCCCGCCTCACCACCGACGCCGTCGTCCTCGCCACCGGCTACCGCGAACGCCCCCTCGACCAGATGCTCGCCGGCCTCGACCCCTACATCCGCCGTGACAGCTCCGAGCGCCCCCGCATCGACGACCAGTACCGCCTCGTCCTCGACCCGAGCGTCACCGGCTCCATCCACGTCCAGAACGCCGAACGCCACACCCACGGCGTCGGCGCCCCCGACCTCGGACTCGCCGCCTGGCGCAGCGCCGCCATCCTCAACTCCCTCACCGGGAAAGAGCCCTACCCGCTGCCCGAACGGACGGCGTTCACCACCTTCGGCCTCACCCCGACCGGCGCACCCGGCCAGGACCCGGCAGGGCAGCGCGGCACCCTCGTACAGCTCAAGGGCTGACCGGCGCCAACCGCCCGATCTCCGCCACCACTTGACGGCTCCGCGGGCACGACCACACGGCCGTGCCCGCACGCGTCCCAGGACTCAGCGGATGCGCATCCGGATGCTCGGGACACTCCGGCCACACCGCCGCACGCCCCGCACCCCACAGCGCCTCGACCGCCCACTCCTGCGCCTGGTCCGCCAGCTCCGCGCTCTGCTCGGCCCGGTCGGGCGACCACAGCACCGACCCCACGCTCCTCCCCGTGCCATCCGGCGCGAGCAACCAGACCCCCGGCTCCTCATCCCCCTCGGACGGCCGCACGACCGGCGCCACCGCGCACGTCGCGGTCAAGTCCCGCACCACCGGACCCAGCGCGGCGGTGATGTCCTCAACAGTCGCAGGCACATACGTCATGCCCCCATTGTCATCACCGCCGCATCAAGAGGCCATCAGAAAACCGGCACACCGTCCCGCGTCAACTTCCAGTCCACCGAGGCGAACTGCGCCGGATCCACCGTCCCCTTCGCCTTCACCCACGAAATGATCGTGTTCCGGATCTCGTCCGAATTCACGAACACCTGCTTCGCACCCGGCACATGCGGGAAGTTCCCGCCACCACTCGCCCGATAGTTGTTCACCGCGAGCACGAACTGCGCCGCCGGGTCCAAAGCCTTCCCGCCGAACTGCAGATTCACGATCCGCGAACCCACCGCCTTCGCGATGTCGATCTCGTACGTCACCCCGTACACGGCGTCATAGTTGTAATCCGGAATGTTCTCCGCGTTCGTCAGCTTCGCCGGATCCACCGGACCACCCGCGGGCGTCTGCACGTAATAGCGCGCCGAATACTCCAGATAGTCCTTCAGCTGCGCACCCGTGATCAGCCGCGCCTCAAGGGTGTTCTCGAACGGATACAACCCCGCCGCATCCTTGATCGTCACCTCACCGGCCGGAATCCCCGCCGTCCGCGAGAAACACGACGCCTGCGACAACACCGGAAGCGCCGCATACTCGCCACCCGCCAACGCCGCCTTCACCGTCTCCGCCTGCACATGGCTGATCAGATCGATGATCGGCACATCCTTGAACGGGCCCTCCGCCGTCGACATCGCCGCCGTCGACGTACCGATCACCTGGTTGACGTACGCCACGACCTTCTTGTGCTCATCCGCGAGCAGCCCCGTGATCTTCGGATCCTCGGCAACCGTATTGGAATTCAGGACCTGCGCGCCGACCTTCTCCACCGTCCAACGCCCCTTCGACCACACCAGATCGAAGTCGAAAAGCGTCAGCCGCTGCCCCCACTTGAGCGGCTCCGAAAGGACAACCGGCTTCCCGGTCTCCTTGTTCGTCACGAAATACTCGGGAATCTCCGTGTGCGCATGACCCACCAAAATCGCGTCGATCCCCGGCACCTGCTCCGCGACCAGACCCGCCGCATTCTCTATGTACGGCAACTGATCACCGTAAGAAGAAGTCCCCGAAGAACCACTGTGCGCGGACACGATCACCACATCCGCACCCATCGACCGCAGCCTCGGCACCCACTTCGCCGCCTGCTCCTCCAGACCCGGGAACACCATCTTCCCCTGCACGTTCGCCTTGTCCCAGATCGCAATCCCAGGGTTGGTGAGACCGAGCACCGCCACCTTCACATCACGGCCGTGCGGCGTACGCAGCCGATGCATGCTGTACGGCGCGAACGCCGGCCGGTTCGTCTTCGCATCCAGCGCATTCGCCCCGAGCAGCGGGAAGTCACACTGCTCCTCGAACTTCCGCAGCACCGGAATGCCGTAGTTGAACTCATGATTGCCGAGCGCCGCCGCGTCGTAATCGATCGCATTCATCGCCTGCGCCATCGGATGCACCGGGCCCTTGGCGGCCGTGATCGGATCGACCTTCGCGTAGTAATACGACAGCTGCGTGCCCTGAATCGTGTCGCCCGCATCGATCAGGAGCGTGTTGCGCCGGCCCTTCTCCTTACGGATCTGGTTCACCAGCGTGGAGATCTTCGCCAGGCCCACATCGTTGTGCGCCTTGTCGTCGAACTCCTTGTCCGTGAAGTAGTCCCAGTTGAAGACGTTTCCGTGCAGATCCGTCGTGCCCATCACGGTGAACGAGTACCGCTTCTCCCGCTTCTTGGGCGCGGCCTGGACGGTCGCGGCCTGCGCGGGCGCGGCAGCGACACCGGTGGCCGCCAGCGCGACCCCCGTCGCGGCCGACGTACCCAGAAACGTCCTTCGGTTGAGCGGCATCTCGTCTCCCTCATGAGCGGGCATGTGATCGAACAACGCGCGTAGATTCTGTACCGGGCGCCCCACCCCGCAACACCCTTCCCCGGTTTCGATCTGATGACTGCCCGCTGTCGCACCCGAGTGCAACAGTGGCCGTACGCCACCCGGAGGAGCCCCGCCACCATGACCGAACCCACCAACGACCCCACCGCAGACCCCACCCCGCACACCCCCTACGGCACCCCCGCATCCCCCCGCGTCGCCGTCCGCGGCGAAGCCCACCTCGAAGTCGACCCCGAAATCGCCCGCATCGGCATCACCGTCTCCGCCCGCGGCACCGACCGCCGCACCGCACTCGACGACCTCACCCGCCGCAACACCGTCGTCCTCGACCTCATCAAGACCTACGGCGACGCCTGCGAACGCCTCGAAACCGGCACCATCTCCATCAGCCCCGAACTCCACAAACACGGCCGCGGCGAACGCATCCGCGCCTACCACGGCCGCGTCCACATCAGCGCCGAACTCACCGACTTCACCGCACTCGGCGAACTCATCACCCGCCTCGCCGACCTCGACCTCACCCGCGTCGACGGCCCCTGGTGGGCCCTGCGCCCCGACTCACCCGCCCACGGCGAAGCCCGCCGCAAAGCCGTCCAAGAAGCCGTCCAACGCGCCCGCGAATACGCCGAAGCCCTCGGCACCAGCCTCGACGCCCTCATCGAACTCGCCGACATCGGCGCCGAGAACGCCGGCCCCCTCACCTTCGAGGCACAGTCCAGCCCCAGGATGATGCGCTCCGTCGCCTACGGAGCCGCAGAAGACGCCGGAGCCCCACCCCTCGACCTCGAACCCGAACGCCAAACCGTCTACGCCCAAGTGAACGCCCGCTTCACCATGCACCCACCACAGCTCTAGCACGACCAAAGGGAATTGCTCAGCGAATGCTCATCGGAGCACCCCTGCGCACAATTCAACACTTGTCAATAACCCTTCACGCAAAGGTTGTTGAGTAGTCACCCCTCACCAATTCTCTACCCACCGGTAAGGCCTAGGCTCGAAGACATGCGCCGAGCAAAGATCGTCTGCACCCTGGGCCCCGCCACCGACACCTACGACCAGATCAAGGCCCTGGTCGAAGCCGGAATGGACGTAGCCCGCTTCAACCTCAGCCACGGCACCTACGCCGAACACGAGGTGCGGTACCAGCGCGTCCGCCAGGCCGCCGAAGAGACGGGCCGAAGCGTCGGCATCCTCGCCGACCTTCAAGGCCCGAAGATCCGCCTCGGACGCTTCAGCGAAGGACCCGTACTACTCGAACGCGGCGACGACTTCACCATCACCACCGAAGACGGCATCCAAGGCGACCGCCAAACCTGCGGCACCACCTACGACGGCCTCCACACCGACGTCACCGCAGGCGAACGCATCCTCGTCGACGACGGCAAAGTCTCCCTCGAAGTCACCGCCGTCGACGGCCCCCGCGTCCACACCACCGTCATCGAAGGCGGCATGGTCTCCGACCACAAAGGCCTCAACCTCCCCGGCGTCGCCGTCTCCGTCCCCGCACTCTCCGAAAAGGACGTCGAAGACCTCCGCTGGGCCCTCCGAACCGGCGCCGACATCATCGCCCTCTCCTTCGTCCGCAGCGGCCGCGACATCGAAGACGTCCACCGCATCATGAAGGAAGAAGGACGCCGCCTCCCTGTGATCGCCAAGGTCGAGAAGCCGCAGGCCGTCGAGAACATCGACGACATCGTCGCCGCCTTCGACGGCATCATGGTCGCGCGCGGAGACCTCGGCGTCGAAATGCCCCTGGAACAGGTGCCGATCGTCCAAAAGCGCGCCATCAAACTCGCCAAGCGCAACGCCAAACCCGTCATCGTCGCCACCCAGATGCTCGACTCGATGATCGACAACTCCCGCCCCACCAGGGCCGAAGCGAGCGACGTGGCCAACGCCGTCATCGACGGCACCGACGCCGTCATGCTCTCCGGCGAAACCAGCGTCGGCAAATACCCCATCGAGACGGTCAAGACGATGAGCCGCATCGTCGAAGCGGCAGAAGAAGACATCCTCGCCAAGGGCCTGCCCCCACTCACCGAACGCAACAAGCCCCGCACCCAAGGCGGCGCCGTCGCCCGAGCAGCAGCAGAGATGGGCGACTTCCTCGGCGCCAAATACCTGGTCGCCTTCACCCAGTCCGGAGACACCGTAAAGAGGCTCTCCAGGTACCGCTCGCCCATCCCACTCCTGGCCTTCACCCCCGACCCGGCCACCCGCTCCCAGCTCAACCTCACCTGGGGCGTGGAAACCTTCCTCGGCCCCCACGTCGAATCCACCGACGCCATGGTCGACCAGGTCGACGAGCTGCTGCTGAAGTACGGCCACTGCCAGAAGGGCGACACCGTCGTCATCACCGCCGGCTCCCCGCCCGGCGTCCCCGGCTCCACCAACCTCGTACGCGTCCACCACATCGGCGAGGACGACAACCCCGACAACTAGCCCTGGGCTATGGGTAGTTGGGCCTACGGAGTGACGATCGCGAACATCGGATCAGGCTTGTCCAACACGCCGAGCAACCTCGGCAACAACGAGGCATCACCCTCGACCTTGATATCGCCAAGCCCCTTGCCCCCGAGCAAGGCAAGCAACTGAGGCTTCGACATCGTCAGCGCGACCCCGGCACCGGGGTCGCGCTTCGTCGTACTCCGATACGTCAACACCCCATGCACCAACCGCAGATGCCACACCTTGCCGAGCGACGGCAGAGCCCAGTCCATGGTGATGCGCTCATCCCAGGCTTTGGGCCCGTTGACCCGAATCGCCACCGAATCAATGAGCTGCTCGATGGACAGAGCCATGAGGAAATCGACACCCGTCGTCGAGGTGTCAGGCGCCTTCACGCCTTCACGCAGCTCTTGCGCCCCGGTGAGATAGAAGTTCCGCCACACCGCGTTCTCACACTTGTACGCCAACTTCTCGTACACCCCGGCCAGTTCACCCTTCGCCCGCCTGTCCTCCGGGCGAGCGAACACACAGTGATTCAACAACGTCGCCGCAAACCGCAGATCCCCCTCGGCCGCGAAACGCCGCGCCTTCGACACCGTGGCCCGAAGCCCACCCATCGCGCGTACGTACCGCTTGGCCTCCTCGACCGGCGGATGCTCCCACAAGTGGGCCGGATTGCCGTCGAACCACCCCATGTAACGCTGATAGATCCCCTTGACGTTATGACTGAGAGACCCGTAATAGCCATGATTGGCCCATACGTCGCCGAGCGCAGGCGGCAACGCGATCTCCTCCGCGATCTCCCGCCCCGTCAGCCCCTGATTCATCAACCGCAACGTCTGATCATGCATATACGCGTACAGATCACGCTGAGCCGACAACAATTCCGCAATCTGCTCGCCGCCCCACGTCGGCCAATGATGCGAGGCAAAAGCCACATCCGCCTTCCCTGAGTAGAGATCGACGGACTCCCCGAGATAGTGCGCCCAGGCTCGCGCATCCCGCACCTGCGCACCCCGCAACGTAATGATGTTGTGCATCGTGTGCGTCGCGTTCTCCGCCATGCAGACGGCGCGGAGGTCGGGGAAGAGAAAGTTCATCTCCGCATGCGCCTCGGTGCCGGGCGTCATCTGGAACTCGATCCGGACGCCGTCCAGCGTCTCCGTCTGACCGGTCCTGGTGACGTACCGCGTGGGCGCGATCAACCCGATCGTGCCGGTCGATATCAACTGGCCAAGCCCACAACCCACTTGCCCCTGGGGACCCTTCGGCAACTGAGCGCCGTACATGTAGACCGAACGCCTCGCCATCGCCGTCCCCGCGTACACGTTCTCGGAGACCGCGTGCTCCATGAACCCCTCGGGGGCGAGGACGGGGATGTCGTCTCCCGGCCCGTCTGGGAGTACCCCTCGGCAGCCACCGAAATGATCCACATGCGGATGCGTATAGACGAGCGCGGTCACTCTCCGCTCACCCCGGTGCTTCCGATACAGCCCCAGCGCGGCGGCCGCAGTCTCCGCTGAAATCAGCGGATCGATGACGATGACACCCTCGTCGCCCTCCACGAGCGTCATGTTCGACAGGTCGAGCCCACGCACCTGATAGATCCGGTCCGCCACCTTGAACAGGCCCTGCTTGGCCGTGAGCTGCCCCTGCCGCCACAAGCTCTTGTGCACGGTCTTCGGGGCCTTGCCCTGGAGGAAGTCATACGCGTCGTTGTCCCAGACGACCCGCCCCTTGGCGTCCTTCACAACACCGGGCTCGAGCTTCCCGATGAACCCGCGCTCGGCGTCCGCGAAGTCGCCGGCGGCGGGCGGGCTCTGGGGCTTGCCCTGAGCGTGGGCGGTCCAGGGGTTCAGGGCGATGGCGGCAGCTGCGGCGCCGGTGGCGGTGACGAAACCGCGTCGGTTGATAGGGCTCATGGCCCGCATTTCACGGGCCTCGCGGGGGCAGATCAAGGCTTGGGGCGGGAATTGGGAGGGGTCCCTGGTGGGGGTGGGGGGTGGCTGTGACGTGTCACAGGGTGGGGGTCAGCATTTGGGGCCTAGGCGGGCTTCCAAGAGGGCGATGGATGCTTTGCGGGCGATGGAGACCGTCTGGGCGGCGCGGCTCTGGTGGAGGGACTTCCATTCGACAGCCAGCTTGTCGAGTGTGTCCGTGAAGAGCCGCATGATGTCGACGGACGTGTTGGTGAAGAAGTACCGGGGGTACTCGTAGCGCTTTCGCTCGCCTGCGACGACGCGGGTGGTCCAGTTGGTGATGCGGCAGCCGTCGGAGTGGTAGAGGCCGCGGATGAACTCCCAGGGGTGCGCGTCGACGATGCGCTGCTGCCAGGGCTGGAGCGCGATCGTTCGGTTGTGCTTCTTGCCGGGACCGTGCTGCGGGAAGAGCGTGGGCCAGTGACGGTTGTAGCTCGTCACGGTTACGCAGCCTTCCCGCTGAAGGATGTAGACGCCGACTTCGGGTCGAGTAGCGGTAATCGCCTCCCGGCACAGTTCGATGAGCCCGGGGTAGGCGTCGGCGCACACGATGCGGAGGTAGTAACCACCGTTGCGGTGTGGGCTGAGGCACCCGTCGCCGAGGTAGAGCCCCAGGAGGTAGGAGTACGCCGCTTCATCTGCGGGAGGTCCCGGATCGGGGGCCAGCATGCGGGGGAGCGGTTCGATGCGGTCTTGCCAGGAACGGATCGCGGCGCGAGATATCCCGGTTTGTTTGCTGACGGAGTTCAAGCTGCGGCCTTGAGCGACGAGAGCGAGTGCCCGTCTCCGTGTGCTCGTGTCGTACATGCGCACGAGCCTTGCGGGCTCATGGCTGTCACGAGGCAGGATCAGGCCGATGTCGCGAGATCAAGTGAACCTGATCAATTCGCGCGTGACCTTGGAATTGAAGGAAAAGTGCCCCAGGTGGGATTCGAACCCACACTGTCCGCTGTTTGAGAGCGGCCTCTCTAACCAGTTGGAGTACTGGGGCCTTAGAAAGGAAGGGGAAGCTCCTCCCCTTGCGTCACCACCTTACCGCAGCTAGGTAGGCTCTTGGGAGCAGTACCTGCCCCGCAACTAGGAGCCCTCGTGACCGCCCCCGACGCCACCCCCACCCCCGACGACGACAAGTCGCACGTACCTCCGCTCACGACCCGCGTCGTGATCGCCGAGGACGAGGCCCTCATTCGCCTCGACCTCAAGGAGATGCTCGAGGAAGAGGGCTACTCCGTAGTGGGCGAGGCGGGCGATGGTCAGAAGGCGATCGAGCTTGCCCGGGAGCACCAGCCGGACCTGGTGATCCTCGATGTGAAGATGCCCGTCCTGGACGGCATCAGCGCGGCCGAGAAGATCACGGAGGAGGGCATCGCCCCGGTCCTGATGCTCACGGCGTTCTCCCAGCGGGATCTCGTCGAGCGGGCGCGTGACGCGGGTGCGATGGCGTACCTGGTGAAGCCGTTCAGCAAGGGTGATGTCGTACCGGCGATCGAGATGGCGGTGTCGCGGTACACGGAGCTGAGGGCGCTGGAGAAGGAGGTCGCGGACCTCTCGCAGCGCTTGGAGACGCGGAAGCTGGTGGACAGGGCGAAGTCGATCCTGCAGACCCAGTACGGCCTGAGTGAGCCTGCCGCGTTCCGGTGGATTCAGAAGACGTCGATGGATCGCCGTATGTCGATGCAGCAGGTTGCTGAGGCGGTCATTGAGGACGCTGAGGAGAAGAAGGCGGCGAAGGGCGAGTAGGTCCTGCCAAAGGCCAAGTCGAAGAGGCCCGCACCCCGAGATCGGGGTGCGGGCCTCTTCGTACAGGTACAGCCGTGACCGGAAGGTCAGTCCTCGCCGAGGTACGCCTTCCGCACGGACTCGTCGTGGAGGAGGTCCTGTCCGGTGCCGGAGAGGACGATGTTGCCGACCTCCATGACATGCCCGTGATCGGCCAGAGACAGCGCGGCCTGGGCGTTCTGTTCGACGAGCAGGATCGTCGTACCCGATGCCTTGAGTTCGACGATGGTCTCCATGATCTTCTGCATCATGATCGGGGAGAGGCCCATGGAGGGTTCGTCGAGCATGAGGAGCTTGGGCTGGGACATGAGGGCGCGCCCCATTGCCAGCATTTGCTGCTCACCGCCGGACAGCGTTCCTGCGGCCTGCTTGCGGCGTTCGCCCAGGATGGGGAAGAGGTCGTAGGCGCGCTGGATGTCCTTCTCGATGCCGGCCTTGTCGTCGCGGAGGTATGCCCCGAGTTGGAGGTTTTCCGTGATGGTGAGGCGGGGGAAGATGTGGCGGCCCTCGGGGGAGTGGGCGAGTCCGAGCGCGACGATTTTGTGCGCGGGGACGCCGTCGAGGGGTTGGCCGTTGAAGAGGATCTTCCCGGAGGTCGGCTTGAGGAGGCCGGAGAGGGTCCTGAGGGTGGTGGTCTTGCCTGCGCCGTTGGTGCCGATGAGGGTGACGACTTGGCCGGCTTCGACGCTGAAGGAGATGCCCTTGACGGCTTCGATCTTGCCGTAGGCGACCCTGAGGTCCTCGACTTCGAGGAGTGCGGTCACGGGGTTTCTCCTTCCGGACCGGTGGTGGTTTTACCGGTGTTGCTCTGTTCTTCCGCGGCGATGACTTCGGCTGCTTCGGCGGCGCCGGGGGCGCCTTCGAAGGGGGTGCCGAGGTAGGCGGCGATGACGCGTTCGTCGCCCTGGACGACGTCGGGGGTGCCTTCGACGAGTTTTTCGCCTTGGACGAGGCAGGCGACGCGGTCGCAGAGGTTGAAGATGAAGCGCATGTCGTGCTCGATGACGAGGACGGCGATGCCTTGGTCGCGGATGGCGAAGATGAGTTCTTCGGCGGCGCGGGTTTCTTGCGGGTTCATGCCGGCGGTGGGCTCGTCGAGGAGCAGCAAGCCCGGTTCGCTCGCCAGCGCTCGCGCGATTTCGAGCTTGCGCTGTTCGCCGTACGGCAGGTTCCTGGAGAGGTGGTCGGCCTTGTGTGCGAGGCCGACGAATTCCAGGAGTTCCATGGCTCGTTTGTGGGAGGCGGCTTCGGCTTTCTTGAAGCCGGGTCCGCGTACGAGTGCCGACCAGAGGCCTTCTTTTGTCCTGGTGTGGCGTCCGACGAGGACGTTTTCGAGGACGGTCATGTTGGCGAAGAGCCGGATGTTCTGGAAGGTGCGGGCGATGCCTGCGTTGGTGACGAGGTGGGGCTTGGGGGGCAGGACGGTGCCCTTGTAGGAGACCTTGCCTTCGGTGGGGATGTAGAGCCCGGTGAGGCAGTTGAAGAAGGTGGTCTTGCCTGCGCCGTTGGGTCCGATGAGGCCGACGATTTCGCCGCTGTTGACGGTGAGGTCGACGCTGCGTACGGCGGTGAGGCCGCCGAAGCGCATGGTGACGCCGCTGGCTTCGAGGACGGTGCTGGTGGTGGTGACGGTGTTGGTCATGGTGGTCACGCCCCCGCCTTGCTGACGCCGACGGTGGTGTCGGTCAGGCGTTCTTCTGGTACGTCGGTCTGGCCGGTCTCGTGGAATTCGAGCTGGGCGCGCTTGTTGGCGACGATTCCTTCGGGCCTGAATCGCATGAGGAGGATCAGGGCGAGTCCGAAGAACATCAGCTGGAAGTCTTCGAGGAATTCCAGTTTGGCGGGGATGAGGTAGAGCAGTGCTGCTCCGACGAGGGGTCCGCTGACGGTGCCCATGCCGCCGAGGATGACTGCGGCGAGCAGGAAGGCGCTGTTGGGCGGGACCGAGTTGGAGAAGAGGTACTGCTCGGGGGTGATGTTGCTCTGTACGTGTGCTTGGACGGTGCCGGCGAGGCCGGCGAGGGTGGCGCCGAGGGCGAAGGCGATGAGTTTGACGCGGAAGCCGTTGATGCCCATGGCGGTGGCGGCGGTTTCGTCTTCGCGGATGGCGACCCAGGCGCGTCCGATGCGGCTTTCGCCGGAGCGGCGGAAGACGAGGACGACGATGGCGGTGAAGAAGAGCATCAGTAGGAAGTAGTTGGCGTTGCGGCCAAGTGTGATTCCCAGGATGTCGTGGGGGAGCCCGAGGTTGAATCCGAAGATTTCGAGGTCGGGCACGTTGGGGATGCCGTTGGAGCCGTTGGTGAC
Proteins encoded in this window:
- a CDS encoding lysine N(6)-hydroxylase/L-ornithine N(5)-oxygenase family protein, whose translation is MTAQRTSAPTPPTPEEPHDLVGVGIGPFNLSLAALAQPLGQITTAFYEQRPAFHWHPGLLIDGATLQVPFLADLVTLADPSSPWSFLAYLKSIDRLFPFYFAERFHITRAEYDAYCRWVAEGVPALHFGHQVDAVRWNGERNLFEVDFTQLDADGEAEALGRTYTRNVVLGVGTTPYIPEPLKPLAEAPTVPVIHSADYLDNRERLLGAEHITVIGSGQSGAEVFLDLLKARPEGREKIHWLARTEAFAPMEYSKLGLEHFTPDYTRYFHQLPEAVRDKLVPQQWQLHKGIDADTIAAIHDELYRRTLHGGWPDATLTPGVSVRTAGRVATTKVELHLEHLQQGTRSRLTTDAVVLATGYRERPLDQMLAGLDPYIRRDSSERPRIDDQYRLVLDPSVTGSIHVQNAERHTHGVGAPDLGLAAWRSAAILNSLTGKEPYPLPERTAFTTFGLTPTGAPGQDPAGQRGTLVQLKG
- a CDS encoding bifunctional metallophosphatase/5'-nucleotidase, coding for MPLNRRTFLGTSAATGVALAATGVAAAPAQAATVQAAPKKREKRYSFTVMGTTDLHGNVFNWDYFTDKEFDDKAHNDVGLAKISTLVNQIRKEKGRRNTLLIDAGDTIQGTQLSYYYAKVDPITAAKGPVHPMAQAMNAIDYDAAALGNHEFNYGIPVLRKFEEQCDFPLLGANALDAKTNRPAFAPYSMHRLRTPHGRDVKVAVLGLTNPGIAIWDKANVQGKMVFPGLEEQAAKWVPRLRSMGADVVIVSAHSGSSGTSSYGDQLPYIENAAGLVAEQVPGIDAILVGHAHTEIPEYFVTNKETGKPVVLSEPLKWGQRLTLFDFDLVWSKGRWTVEKVGAQVLNSNTVAEDPKITGLLADEHKKVVAYVNQVIGTSTAAMSTAEGPFKDVPIIDLISHVQAETVKAALAGGEYAALPVLSQASCFSRTAGIPAGEVTIKDAAGLYPFENTLEARLITGAQLKDYLEYSARYYVQTPAGGPVDPAKLTNAENIPDYNYDAVYGVTYEIDIAKAVGSRIVNLQFGGKALDPAAQFVLAVNNYRASGGGNFPHVPGAKQVFVNSDEIRNTIISWVKAKGTVDPAQFASVDWKLTRDGVPVF
- a CDS encoding SIMPL domain-containing protein, with protein sequence MTEPTNDPTADPTPHTPYGTPASPRVAVRGEAHLEVDPEIARIGITVSARGTDRRTALDDLTRRNTVVLDLIKTYGDACERLETGTISISPELHKHGRGERIRAYHGRVHISAELTDFTALGELITRLADLDLTRVDGPWWALRPDSPAHGEARRKAVQEAVQRAREYAEALGTSLDALIELADIGAENAGPLTFEAQSSPRMMRSVAYGAAEDAGAPPLDLEPERQTVYAQVNARFTMHPPQL
- the pyk gene encoding pyruvate kinase translates to MRRAKIVCTLGPATDTYDQIKALVEAGMDVARFNLSHGTYAEHEVRYQRVRQAAEETGRSVGILADLQGPKIRLGRFSEGPVLLERGDDFTITTEDGIQGDRQTCGTTYDGLHTDVTAGERILVDDGKVSLEVTAVDGPRVHTTVIEGGMVSDHKGLNLPGVAVSVPALSEKDVEDLRWALRTGADIIALSFVRSGRDIEDVHRIMKEEGRRLPVIAKVEKPQAVENIDDIVAAFDGIMVARGDLGVEMPLEQVPIVQKRAIKLAKRNAKPVIVATQMLDSMIDNSRPTRAEASDVANAVIDGTDAVMLSGETSVGKYPIETVKTMSRIVEAAEEDILAKGLPPLTERNKPRTQGGAVARAAAEMGDFLGAKYLVAFTQSGDTVKRLSRYRSPIPLLAFTPDPATRSQLNLTWGVETFLGPHVESTDAMVDQVDELLLKYGHCQKGDTVVITAGSPPGVPGSTNLVRVHHIGEDDNPDN
- a CDS encoding alkyl/aryl-sulfatase, whose translation is MSPINRRGFVTATGAAAAAIALNPWTAHAQGKPQSPPAAGDFADAERGFIGKLEPGVVKDAKGRVVWDNDAYDFLQGKAPKTVHKSLWRQGQLTAKQGLFKVADRIYQVRGLDLSNMTLVEGDEGVIVIDPLISAETAAAALGLYRKHRGERRVTALVYTHPHVDHFGGCRGVLPDGPGDDIPVLAPEGFMEHAVSENVYAGTAMARRSVYMYGAQLPKGPQGQVGCGLGQLISTGTIGLIAPTRYVTRTGQTETLDGVRIEFQMTPGTEAHAEMNFLFPDLRAVCMAENATHTMHNIITLRGAQVRDARAWAHYLGESVDLYSGKADVAFASHHWPTWGGEQIAELLSAQRDLYAYMHDQTLRLMNQGLTGREIAEEIALPPALGDVWANHGYYGSLSHNVKGIYQRYMGWFDGNPAHLWEHPPVEEAKRYVRAMGGLRATVSKARRFAAEGDLRFAATLLNHCVFARPEDRRAKGELAGVYEKLAYKCENAVWRNFYLTGAQELREGVKAPDTSTTGVDFLMALSIEQLIDSVAIRVNGPKAWDERITMDWALPSLGKVWHLRLVHGVLTYRSTTKRDPGAGVALTMSKPQLLALLGGKGLGDIKVEGDASLLPRLLGVLDKPDPMFAIVTP
- a CDS encoding helix-turn-helix domain-containing protein, translating into MYDTSTRRRALALVAQGRSLNSVSKQTGISRAAIRSWQDRIEPLPRMLAPDPGPPADEAAYSYLLGLYLGDGCLSPHRNGGYYLRIVCADAYPGLIELCREAITATRPEVGVYILQREGCVTVTSYNRHWPTLFPQHGPGKKHNRTIALQPWQQRIVDAHPWEFIRGLYHSDGCRITNWTTRVVAGERKRYEYPRYFFTNTSVDIMRLFTDTLDKLAVEWKSLHQSRAAQTVSIARKASIALLEARLGPKC
- a CDS encoding ANTAR domain-containing response regulator, which encodes MTAPDATPTPDDDKSHVPPLTTRVVIAEDEALIRLDLKEMLEEEGYSVVGEAGDGQKAIELAREHQPDLVILDVKMPVLDGISAAEKITEEGIAPVLMLTAFSQRDLVERARDAGAMAYLVKPFSKGDVVPAIEMAVSRYTELRALEKEVADLSQRLETRKLVDRAKSILQTQYGLSEPAAFRWIQKTSMDRRMSMQQVAEAVIEDAEEKKAAKGE